A genomic region of Paracholeplasma morum contains the following coding sequences:
- a CDS encoding IS3 family transposase yields MKTYGYRRITDEIRDIYGIVYNTKKVLRIMKKYGIQPLYIKNQQRINCSKLKIERLMKPDLLQRNFNETGWVTDVTYLDYAGRRSFLSTILDLQSRKIIASQISQRNDVKLVLDTLHKALRKIKDPNGLVLHSDQGFQYFSNEYRTVCESKGILVSMSRKGTPLDNAVIESFHSLLKKETLYNNDIKNHQEYIKLVKSWLIFYNTKRRKNKK; encoded by the coding sequence ATGAAGACGTATGGTTACAGACGTATTACAGATGAAATAAGAGATATATACGGTATTGTTTACAATACAAAGAAAGTACTTCGAATCATGAAAAAATACGGTATACAGCCGTTATATATAAAAAATCAGCAACGTATCAATTGCAGCAAACTCAAGATAGAGAGGCTTATGAAACCTGATCTTCTACAAAGAAATTTTAATGAAACCGGTTGGGTGACAGATGTTACATATCTTGACTATGCAGGTAGACGTTCATTCTTAAGTACCATTCTTGATTTACAAAGTAGAAAAATCATAGCTAGTCAAATCAGCCAGCGAAACGATGTTAAGTTGGTATTAGATACACTGCACAAAGCATTAAGAAAAATAAAAGATCCAAATGGACTGGTACTCCACTCGGATCAAGGGTTCCAGTATTTTTCAAATGAATACCGGACTGTCTGTGAGTCAAAAGGAATTCTAGTTTCAATGTCTAGAAAAGGAACACCACTTGACAACGCAGTTATTGAGAGTTTTCATTCATTACTGAAGAAAGAGACTCTCTACAATAATGATATCAAAAATCATCAGGAATATATCAAATTAGTAAAATCATGGCTGATTTTTTATAATACAAAACGTAGAAAAAATAAAAAGTAG